In the Novosphingobium sp. 9 genome, one interval contains:
- a CDS encoding MOSC domain-containing protein produces the protein MTSPVALISLATGKVRPFRNADEPSAIAKVPVTGAVRVTFLGLEGDEQADLSVHGGHDKAIHHYPHDHYAFWREAIGDHGHLAMPGAFGENVSTTGLTEGEVCIGDRWRLGSALVEVSQGRQPCWKLDHRFDGARVNAAMIRTRRPGWYYRVIEEGEAVAGEPMTLVARPCPDWSVARVFGLLIAGDHKTDRAGLEALGAVSMLAEPWKRRRVKLLG, from the coding sequence ATGACGAGTCCCGTAGCCCTTATTTCGCTGGCGACCGGCAAGGTCCGTCCATTCCGCAATGCCGATGAGCCGAGCGCCATCGCCAAGGTGCCGGTGACGGGGGCTGTGCGCGTGACGTTTCTCGGGCTGGAGGGTGACGAGCAGGCCGATCTGTCGGTCCATGGCGGGCACGACAAGGCGATCCACCACTATCCCCACGATCACTACGCCTTCTGGCGCGAGGCGATCGGCGATCACGGCCATCTCGCGATGCCGGGCGCGTTCGGGGAGAATGTGTCCACCACGGGGCTCACCGAAGGCGAGGTCTGCATCGGCGATCGCTGGCGGCTGGGCAGCGCGCTGGTCGAGGTCAGCCAGGGGCGCCAGCCGTGCTGGAAGCTCGACCACCGCTTCGACGGCGCGCGGGTCAACGCCGCGATGATCCGCACGCGCCGCCCCGGCTGGTACTACCGCGTGATCGAGGAGGGCGAGGCGGTCGCCGGAGAGCCGATGACGCTGGTCGCGCGCCCATGCCCCGACTGGAGCGTGGCCCGCGTGTTCGGCCTCTTGATCGCAGGCGACCACAAGACCGACCGCGCCGGGCTGGAAGCGCTGGGCGCGGTGTCGATGCTGGCAGAGCCGTGGAAGCGCCGCCGGGTGAAGCTGCTGGGGTGA
- the dut gene encoding dUTP diphosphatase, which yields MRVKVLEHGQGLALPVYATSGAAGMDVVSAEDVTLAPGARHAVATGLAFAIPHGFEIQVRPRSGLALKHGISVPNAPGTIDSDYRGELKVILINHGAEPFAIVRGDRVAQLVLAPVSRASWMEVEELDATDRGEGGFGSTGGVVALGN from the coding sequence GTGCGCGTGAAAGTGCTGGAGCACGGGCAGGGGCTGGCGCTGCCGGTCTATGCCACCAGCGGGGCGGCGGGCATGGACGTGGTCTCGGCCGAGGACGTGACGCTGGCTCCCGGCGCGCGCCATGCGGTCGCCACCGGCCTGGCCTTCGCGATCCCGCACGGCTTCGAGATCCAGGTGCGCCCACGCTCCGGCCTCGCGCTCAAGCACGGGATCAGCGTGCCCAATGCGCCGGGCACCATCGATTCGGACTATCGCGGCGAACTGAAGGTGATCCTCATCAACCACGGCGCCGAGCCCTTCGCCATCGTGCGCGGCGACCGCGTGGCGCAGCTGGTGCTGGCGCCCGTCAGCCGGGCCAGCTGGATGGAAGTCGAGGAACTGGACGCGACCGATCGCGGCGAGGGCGGCTTCGGCTCGACCGGCGGCGTGGTCGCGCTGGGGAACTGA
- a CDS encoding DUF4136 domain-containing protein: protein MKSDTNSPLARLRLFAAAMLFMAVAACAAPFHADVSRFRTQLPTPEGQTFAVVADDPKLVGGLEFAQYAGVVTDHLTKLGYAPVQDPAKATMIVRFSYGVDDGRERVQSSPSPYFGPWYGYRGGWGRFGGWGGGWGGPWRFGMYDPWFDGGVQSYTIYTSKISLKIDRAVDGQRLFEGHAEALSTSNRLQYLVPNLVDAMFTGFPGNSGETVRITVAPEKK, encoded by the coding sequence ATGAAAAGTGATACCAATTCCCCGCTGGCAAGGCTGAGGCTGTTCGCCGCCGCCATGCTGTTCATGGCCGTGGCCGCCTGCGCTGCGCCCTTCCATGCCGACGTGTCGCGCTTCCGCACCCAGTTGCCGACGCCCGAAGGCCAGACTTTCGCGGTCGTCGCCGACGATCCCAAGCTGGTCGGCGGTCTGGAATTCGCGCAGTACGCCGGTGTCGTGACCGATCACCTGACCAAGCTGGGCTATGCCCCGGTGCAGGACCCCGCCAAGGCGACGATGATCGTGCGCTTCAGCTACGGCGTCGACGATGGCCGTGAGCGCGTGCAGAGCTCGCCTTCGCCCTACTTCGGCCCGTGGTACGGCTATCGCGGCGGCTGGGGGCGCTTCGGTGGCTGGGGCGGCGGCTGGGGTGGCCCGTGGCGCTTTGGCATGTACGACCCGTGGTTTGACGGCGGCGTGCAGTCCTACACCATCTACACCAGCAAGATTTCGCTGAAGATCGACCGTGCCGTTGACGGACAGCGCCTTTTCGAAGGCCATGCCGAGGCGCTTTCGACCTCCAATCGCCTGCAGTATCTGGTCCCGAATCTGGTCGACGCGATGTTTACCGGATTTCCTGGGAACTCTGGGGAGACCGTGCGCATTACGGTGGCGCCAGAGAAAAAGTAA
- a CDS encoding bifunctional phosphopantothenoylcysteine decarboxylase/phosphopantothenate synthase codes for MRAIRKEGGSVTCVVTEAGTQFVTPLSLGALSERPVYTTLFDLKNEVEMGHIQLSREADLVVVCPATADMMAKMAHGIADDLATTLLLATDKPVLAVPAMNVRMWQHAATTRNVQVLRSAGVDVMEPDEGTMACGEYGPGRLPDPDKIWQRIAWSLGLGPVDIAPVPGGEEVQAGSGLGGLTSAHVGRVVAQPAPVGRDSLLAAKGEARGAASSDPGAIDLFIPPADGPLSGRHVLVTAGPTHEPIDPVRYIANRSSGKQGFAIAAAAAQAGAHVTLVAGPVTLSTPPGVTRVDVESAREMLAAVEAALPADIAVMVAAVADWRTAEVSGQKIKKQGEAANRVPPPLVLAENPDILATLCASPRRPALVVGFAAETNDVLSHAAAKRARKGADWIVANDVSGDVMGGDANTVHIVSGEGVLSLPEMPKGEVARALIARIAETISDTRRTSDAHP; via the coding sequence GTGCGTGCCATTCGCAAGGAAGGCGGCTCCGTCACCTGTGTCGTCACCGAGGCGGGGACGCAGTTCGTCACACCGCTCAGCCTTGGCGCGCTTTCCGAAAGACCGGTCTATACCACGCTGTTCGACCTCAAGAACGAGGTCGAGATGGGGCATATCCAGCTCAGCCGCGAGGCCGATCTGGTGGTGGTGTGCCCAGCGACGGCGGATATGATGGCCAAGATGGCGCACGGCATTGCCGACGATCTGGCGACCACGCTGCTGCTCGCCACCGACAAGCCGGTGCTGGCGGTCCCTGCGATGAACGTGCGCATGTGGCAGCACGCGGCGACGACCCGCAACGTGCAGGTGCTGCGCAGCGCGGGCGTCGACGTGATGGAGCCTGACGAGGGCACGATGGCCTGCGGCGAATATGGTCCCGGTCGTCTGCCCGATCCCGACAAGATCTGGCAGCGCATCGCCTGGAGTCTGGGCCTTGGCCCGGTGGACATCGCACCGGTGCCGGGTGGTGAGGAGGTGCAGGCGGGGAGCGGTCTGGGAGGCCTCACCTCAGCGCACGTCGGTCGCGTTGTGGCACAACCTGCACCGGTGGGCCGCGATTCGCTGCTGGCGGCCAAGGGCGAGGCGCGCGGCGCGGCATCGAGCGATCCCGGCGCGATCGACTTGTTCATTCCGCCTGCCGACGGGCCGCTCAGCGGACGCCATGTGCTCGTGACCGCCGGGCCGACGCATGAGCCGATCGACCCGGTGCGCTACATCGCCAACCGCTCGTCGGGCAAACAGGGCTTCGCCATCGCCGCTGCCGCTGCGCAGGCGGGCGCGCACGTGACGCTGGTCGCAGGCCCCGTCACGCTGTCGACCCCGCCGGGCGTGACCCGTGTGGACGTGGAAAGCGCGCGCGAGATGCTCGCAGCGGTCGAGGCGGCGCTGCCTGCCGACATCGCGGTGATGGTCGCCGCCGTGGCCGACTGGCGCACGGCGGAAGTTTCCGGCCAGAAGATCAAGAAGCAGGGGGAGGCCGCGAATCGTGTGCCGCCGCCGCTGGTGCTGGCCGAGAACCCGGATATCCTCGCCACGCTCTGTGCCTCGCCGCGCCGTCCCGCGCTGGTGGTGGGCTTCGCGGCAGAGACCAACGATGTGCTCTCCCATGCCGCCGCCAAGCGGGCGCGCAAGGGCGCCGACTGGATCGTCGCCAACGATGTCTCGGGCGATGTCATGGGCGGCGATGCCAATACCGTGCATATCGTGTCCGGCGAAGGCGTGCTGAGCCTGCCGGAAATGCCCAAGGGCGAAGTCGCCCGCGCGCTCATTGCCCGAATTGCCGAAACGATTTCAGACACAAGAAGGACGAGCGATGCACACCCCTGA